The following are encoded together in the Deltaproteobacteria bacterium genome:
- a CDS encoding lytic transglycosylase domain-containing protein encodes MKQLLTLFAVSVLLVSLLFHPLSSAHAQGFYARVADTARAQGQRHRKIRATFAIPRALAAPVHFWQDIYSKYDRNQVLIHDTDHLEIVYATISLADISRLGDPFAAFPPEVQEARRARVRETMDRVREALLRLTEDPKRPGQSPLEQRIVKLFAPYGATPEQFRAAATNERLRSQTGLKDRFRAGLIASGRYLPQIEAIFAEEQIPWEMSRLVFVESMFDLRAYSKAGASGIWQFMPGTARLMGLQNTRFIDERNDPTAASHGAARLLKKNFQQLGTWPLAINAYNSGPGNLLRAVRELGTTSIERIINSYRGASYGFASRNFYCEFLAALHTYEQRETLFGKLTIDPPLQYDTVVTTGIVALPDLAKHAAVALETLWQLNPGLTPAVYDGSVPLPAGVALKVPLTQGKRFLAVMEQLNGAVATSSGAGG; translated from the coding sequence ATGAAGCAACTGCTCACTCTGTTCGCGGTCAGCGTACTGCTCGTTTCACTCTTGTTCCACCCTCTTTCATCGGCCCACGCCCAAGGATTCTACGCGCGGGTGGCCGATACGGCCCGCGCCCAAGGGCAGCGGCACCGGAAGATCCGCGCCACGTTCGCAATCCCGCGTGCGCTGGCCGCTCCAGTGCATTTCTGGCAAGACATTTACAGCAAATACGATCGCAATCAGGTCCTGATTCACGACACCGACCACCTCGAGATCGTCTACGCAACCATCAGCTTGGCCGATATCAGCCGCTTAGGCGACCCGTTCGCGGCGTTTCCGCCGGAGGTGCAAGAAGCGCGGCGCGCGCGAGTCCGCGAGACCATGGATCGCGTACGCGAAGCGCTGCTCCGACTCACGGAAGATCCCAAACGTCCCGGACAATCCCCATTAGAGCAGCGGATCGTCAAACTGTTCGCCCCTTACGGGGCAACGCCGGAGCAATTTCGGGCCGCGGCCACCAACGAACGGCTGCGCAGCCAAACCGGGCTGAAAGATCGGTTTCGCGCCGGTCTGATCGCGTCGGGGCGCTATCTGCCGCAGATCGAGGCGATCTTTGCCGAAGAGCAAATCCCGTGGGAAATGAGCCGGCTCGTGTTTGTGGAATCGATGTTCGATCTGCGCGCGTATTCCAAGGCCGGGGCCTCCGGGATTTGGCAATTCATGCCCGGGACGGCGCGACTGATGGGACTGCAAAACACGCGCTTCATCGATGAACGCAACGACCCGACCGCGGCGAGTCACGGCGCCGCACGGTTATTGAAGAAGAATTTCCAGCAGCTCGGCACCTGGCCGCTCGCGATCAATGCCTACAATTCCGGTCCCGGCAACTTGCTGCGCGCGGTGCGAGAACTCGGCACCACGTCGATCGAACGGATCATTAACTCATATCGCGGCGCCAGTTACGGATTTGCATCGCGCAATTTTTATTGTGAATTCCTCGCCGCGCTCCACACCTACGAACAACGGGAGACGCTGTTCGGCAAACTCACTATCGACCCGCCGCTCCAATACGACACCGTTGTCACGACCGGCATCGTGGCGCTGCCGGACCTCGCGAAGCACGCCGCCGTGGCGTTGGAAACGTTGTGGCAATTGAATCCCGGACTGACACCGGCGGTCTACGACGGCTCTGTCCCCCTCCCCGCTGGCGTTGCGCTGAAAGTCCCCCTCACGCAAGGCAAACGCTTCCTCGCCGTGATGGAACAATTAAACGGTGCCGTTGCCACATCCTCAGGCGCGGGGGGGTAA
- a CDS encoding YdcF family protein → MSVGLAVAGVYYFPQWLAVSDPVAPADALIVLGGDATRAIDAAKYFRQGIAPIVYISQPVVEASFRRLEEFGIIYPREADVARAVLIANGVPESQIRSGSDPVISTVEEAEALERRLPESAQRVLLVTSPYHVRRTRFIFRRAMPGRVVSVVASTAELYPRRWWTRQDVARAVVLEGMKFAFYLLGGRFYAH, encoded by the coding sequence ATGAGCGTCGGGCTCGCTGTGGCCGGCGTCTATTACTTTCCGCAATGGTTAGCGGTCTCTGACCCCGTCGCGCCCGCCGATGCGTTGATCGTGCTCGGCGGCGATGCGACGCGCGCGATCGATGCCGCCAAATATTTCCGCCAGGGGATAGCGCCGATTGTCTATATTTCGCAGCCCGTCGTGGAAGCATCGTTCCGTCGCTTAGAGGAATTCGGGATCATCTATCCGCGTGAAGCCGACGTCGCACGCGCAGTCTTGATCGCGAACGGTGTGCCGGAGTCGCAGATTCGTTCCGGCAGCGATCCGGTCATTAGTACGGTGGAGGAGGCGGAGGCGTTAGAGCGGCGGTTGCCGGAGTCGGCGCAGCGCGTGCTGTTAGTGACGTCGCCATATCACGTGCGACGCACGCGCTTCATCTTTCGACGCGCGATGCCGGGACGCGTAGTCTCTGTCGTCGCGTCGACTGCGGAACTCTATCCGCGCCGCTGGTGGACTCGCCAAGATGTGGCGCGTGCCGTCGTGTTGGAAGGAATGAAATTCGCCTTTTATCTCCTCGGAGGACGATTTTATGCGCATTGA
- a CDS encoding mechanosensitive ion channel family protein, whose translation MRIEWITLACAIALLLYFRWAGRVWKRLPQLPLGFFIVWLLLESVAPLLTRLAWHGLLAWVAALATIALYFGLIRFAAFAIESVVGKRRRVAVPGIVRDVVLVILYVIVILVVLRQQLHLDLTSLVATSAVLTAVLGLALQETLGNLFSGIALNVERPYKLGDWVAFDKYRGQVREMGWRSTTILTAENEAITIPNNLISRSTIVNYSDPSTLIVSGFFLGIGYEIPPNRVRATVLELLRAHPQVHGGSEMEVRVVDFGESAVRYEVRYFVDIREGYECTEHIKSELLTHCWYRFQRDGLRIPYPTRINYQGREPTPEALGAEIGRVLANVEVFSPLQADDRRLLAARVDQLYFARGETVVHQGAAGDCMYVIAKGGCEIVVSSPGRQSVVVARMGPGEFFGEMSLMTGEPRSATVVATDDLMVYAIDKEDMLAVLEAHPTLSAAISEILALRLAQRTEALASAGPAEPHTLPPNAGQILQRIRSFFGIR comes from the coding sequence ATGCGCATTGAGTGGATCACGTTGGCTTGCGCGATCGCGTTACTCCTCTATTTCCGCTGGGCAGGAAGGGTGTGGAAACGACTGCCACAGCTCCCACTCGGATTCTTCATCGTCTGGCTGTTATTGGAAAGCGTCGCACCGCTACTCACTCGCCTCGCGTGGCATGGGCTGTTGGCGTGGGTTGCGGCCCTCGCAACGATTGCCCTCTATTTCGGCCTGATTCGCTTTGCGGCCTTTGCCATCGAGTCCGTCGTCGGGAAACGGCGACGCGTCGCCGTGCCCGGGATCGTGCGCGATGTCGTGCTGGTGATCTTGTACGTGATCGTCATTCTCGTGGTGCTGCGGCAACAATTGCATCTGGATCTCACGTCGCTGGTGGCGACGTCGGCCGTCCTGACCGCCGTGCTCGGGCTCGCACTGCAAGAGACGCTGGGCAACTTGTTTTCCGGCATCGCGCTCAATGTGGAACGGCCCTACAAATTGGGCGATTGGGTCGCGTTCGATAAATATCGCGGCCAAGTGCGTGAAATGGGTTGGCGCTCCACGACCATTCTCACTGCGGAAAACGAAGCGATCACGATCCCCAATAATCTGATCTCGCGCAGCACGATCGTCAATTACAGCGATCCCTCGACGCTGATCGTCTCCGGGTTTTTCCTCGGCATCGGGTACGAAATTCCCCCGAATCGCGTGCGCGCCACGGTGCTGGAGTTGTTGCGTGCCCATCCGCAAGTGCACGGCGGGAGCGAAATGGAAGTGCGCGTCGTCGATTTCGGCGAGAGTGCGGTGCGCTATGAAGTCCGCTATTTTGTCGATATCCGCGAGGGATATGAATGCACGGAGCACATCAAATCGGAGCTATTGACGCACTGTTGGTATCGATTCCAGCGGGATGGATTGCGCATTCCGTATCCGACGCGGATCAATTATCAGGGCCGCGAACCGACGCCGGAGGCCCTCGGGGCGGAGATCGGGCGCGTGTTGGCGAACGTGGAAGTCTTCAGTCCGCTGCAAGCGGACGATCGGCGGCTGCTGGCCGCGCGCGTGGATCAACTCTATTTCGCGCGTGGCGAGACGGTCGTGCACCAGGGTGCGGCCGGTGACTGTATGTACGTCATCGCCAAAGGCGGGTGCGAGATTGTCGTCAGCAGTCCCGGCCGCCAAAGTGTCGTCGTCGCGCGGATGGGCCCCGGCGAGTTCTTCGGCGAGATGTCGCTGATGACCGGAGAACCGCGGAGTGCCACGGTCGTGGCGACAGACGATCTGATGGTCTATGCGATCGACAAAGAGGATATGCTTGCGGTGCTTGAGGCGCATCCGACGCTCTCCGCCGCGATCAGCGAAATCCTCGCGCTGCGACTGGCGCAGCGGACCGAAGCCCTCGCCAGCGCCGGTCCTGCCGAGCCGCACACGCTGCCTCCCAACGCCGGGCAAATCCTGCAACGGATTCGGTCGTTTTTTGGGATACGATAA